Part of the Acidobacteriota bacterium genome is shown below.
TTGTTCGCCGTCTCGGGCTGCACCATGCAGTCGACGGAGGCGCCGCCGCTCACCGGTCCGTCGGAGCTCGGCCTGTCGGTCGGCATCCAGGCCACGCCCGATGTCCTCACGATGGACGGCCAGTCGCGATCGGAGATCGTCGTCACCACCCGGAACGCGTCGGGCCAGCTGCAGTCGGGCATCGGCCTGCGCGCGGAGATCGTCTACCAGGGCGCGATCCAGGACTTCGGGCGGCTCTCGACGAAGACGGCGACGACCGGAGGAGACGGCCGCGCCTTCTTCTCGTACACGGCGCCGCAAGGCGCTCCGGCCGGCAACTCCGACTCGGGCTACGACATCGTCGTCATTCGCGTCATCCCGAGCCACAGCGACTACGCAAACGCCGTCCAGCGCACCGTCGAGATCCGGCTCGTGCCGATGGGCATCGTCCTGCCCCCGGCCGACACGCCCGTCGCGGAGTTCGACTTCTCGCCAACCGCGCCGCTCGAGGGGCAGTCGGTGCAGTTCGACGCGTCGCGGTCGAAGGACGGTCCGGATGCCCAGGAAGGGCAGAATCAGACCATCACGTCGTATCAGTGGGACTTCGGCGACGGCCGGACCGGGTCGGGCAAGACCGTGTCGCACGCCTTCAGCCGCCCGGGCAGCTTCACGGTGACCCTCACCGTGGCGAACGCGCGTGGCCTGTCGTCGCAGCGCACCCGCTTCGTGACCGTCGGCGTCGGCCAGAACCCGACGGCCTCGTTCACCTTCTCGCCGGCCAACCCCGAGGCGCTGCAGAGCGTGTTCTTCAATGCCGCGGCGTCGCAGGCCGCGCCGGGACGTCACCTCGTGTCCTACGACTGGACGTTCGGCAACGGCAGCTTCGGGAGCGGCGTCACCGTCACGCACCGATTCGCCGTGAAGGGCACCTACACGGTCACCCTCACGGTGACCGACGACATCGGCCGCACGGGCACGATCTCGCAGTCGATCACGCTCGGCGACGACCTCGCCCCGACCGCCGACTTCGTCTTCTCGCCCACCAACCCGAGCATCTCGGCCGGGTCGAACCGGGTGAACTTCGACGCCTCGTTCTCGCGTCCGCCGGATGGCCGCACGCTCACCCGGTGGGAGTGGAACTTCGGCGACGGCGCGTTCGGCGAGGGACAGGTCACCTCGCACCTCTACACGCGCGCCGGTACCTTCACGGTCGTGCTCTCGGTCACCGACAACACCGGCCAGAAGCGGTCGGTCTCGAAGACGGTGACCGTGGCGCCGTAGCGGGACACGCCATGGCCGAGCCTTCACGCCTCGAGGCGCTCCGACGCCGGGTCCACGACGACCCGGCGTCGGTCGCCTTCGCGGCACTCGCCGAGGAATACCGGCGGGCGGGACGGATGGCTGACGCCATCACGACCTGCCGGGCCGGGCTCGTGCACCATCCCGGGTACGTGTCGGCGAGGGTGACGCTGGGCCGTGCCCTCGCCGAGACGGGTGAGTTCGACGACGCGTACGACGAACTCGAACTCGTGCTCCAGGTCGCCCCGGAGAATCTGGCGGCCCTCAAGACCGTGGCGGACCTCCACCAGCGCCGCGGCCGTCCCGAGCTGGCCATCGTCCGGTACCGTGAGGCCCTGCTGCTCGCACCAAACGACGCCGAGGCTCGCCAGCGCCTCGCGGCTCTCGAGGAACCGTCCCCGCCGGAGATTTTCGGCGAGGTCGAGCGCGCCGACGAACTGGTGGCGCCTTCGGAGGTCGAGTCGACGACCGAGAGTCTTCCCGAACCAGTACCGCTCAGGGTCGTGCCAGCGGCCACCGACCGGCCCATGGCGCCGGCGGGCGAAGCCCGGGCCCTGGAACCGCCGGCATCGCACGGCGCCCTGGCGCTCGCGCCGAGCCCGGACGACGAGCCCGCCGAGGCCGTCGAATCGGCTCCCGACGCCGAGGTGGGCCGGGTGCTCATCGCGCTCGCGGACCTGCTCGAGCGCGTCGAACGGGCGCGCGTGCGCCGAGGCGACGAACCCGTGCCGGCCGCCGACTCCCACGCGACGTTGGCCGACGAGGCTCCGGAGCGATAGAATCAACCGGTACCGCGACCGGGTGGACCCGGTGGCGGCCGCCCCCTTATGCTGCTGGCTCCCGAGGCCCGGCTCGCCTGGCGGCGCGAGGCGGTTCGTGCCGCGATGGCCGAGCGCGAGCTCGACGCGTTCGTCGTCACGCACCTGCCGAATCTGCGCTACCTGACCAACCTGACGGCCAGTGCCGGCGTCGTGGTCGTGACGGCCCGCGTGACCTGCCTGCTCGTCGACTTCCGCTACAATGCCGCCGTCGAACAACTGCTGAGGTCGGGCGCCGTGCCCTCCGATACGGTGCTCGTCCCGGTACCCGCGAGCTACGACGAGGCGCTGGCGACGCTGCTCGAGGAGGGGCTCGGGCCGCGGGTGGGATTCGAGGCCGCGCACCTCACGGTGAAGCGACATACCTGGCTGACCGCCCGTCTGGCCGCGGCCGGTCGAATCGACCTCGTGCCCACCGAGGGGCTGGTCGAGTCGGGGCGGCTCATCAAGGACGAGCACGAGCAGGAGATCCTGCGCGAGGCGGCGCGGCGCCTCTCCGGGGTGGCGCGGAGCGTCCTGGCGGAAGGCCTTCGGCCGGGCCCGACCGAACGGGAGGTGGCCGCGGCGATCGACTGCCGGCTCGGCCGGGCCGGGTTCGAGCGGCCCGCGTTCGAGACGATCGTGGCCAGCGGGCCGAACTCGGCGCTGCCGCACGCGCGGCCCGGTGAACGGCGCCTGGCGACGGGCGACCTGGTCGTGCTGGACTTCGGGGGGGTCTACGGCGGATACTGCGTCGATTTGACGCGAACCGTGGCGGTCGGGCCGCCTTCGTCAGAGGCACGGCGTCTCTACCGCGCCGTGGTCGACGCGCAAGAGGCCGCCTTCGCCGTCATTCGCGCCGGGGTGTCGACGGCCGAGGTCGATCGGGCGGCCCGCGACGCCCTGGGTGGGTACGGGCTGGCCGAGGCCTTCGGCCACAGCACGGGACACGGGCTGGGTCTCGAGGTGCATGAAGACCCGCGGGTCGGTGCGCCACGCCCCGAGGGCCCCGCCCCCACGCCGCTGGCGCCCGGCGTGGTCATCACCGTCGAACCGGGCGTCTACATCCCGGATCTGGGTGGTGTCCGGCTCGAAGACGACGTGCTCGTGACGGCGACCGGCTACGAGCGGCTCACCGATGTACCACGTGATGAACGGCTGTTGACTTCATGATGACCCTCGACGAGATCAGACAGGTCCTCGACATGATTCGCGACCACGAGGTCGCCGAATTCGAACTGGAGCAGGAAGGGGTGAAGCTCCGCGTGCGCAAGGACGGCGTTCCCATCGCGGCTGGCGCAGCCGTGCCGTCCATCGGGCCGCTGGCGTCCGCCTCGCTTCCGAGCGGCGCGGCCGTGACCCCCGTGACGGTGACGCCGATCGTCCCGGAAGACGACGCGCTCGAGTTCGCGGTGGTGACCTCGCCGATGGTCGGCACGTTCTATCGGTCCCCGGCGCCGACGGCGGGACCGTTCGTCGACATCGGGCAGCGCGTCCGCAAGGGCCAGGTCCTCTGCATCATCGAGGCGATGAAGCTCATGAACGAGATCGAGGCGGAGTACGACGGCGAGGTCGTCAAGGTCTACGTCGAGAACGGCCAGCCGGTGCAGTACGGGGAGCGCCTCTTCGCCATCAAGACCGCCTGATCGTATGTTCAAGAAGGTCCTCATCGCCAACCGCGGGGAGATCGCCCTGCGCGTCATCTGTGCGTGCCGCGAGCTGGGCATCAAGACCGTGGCCGTGTACTCGGAGGCTGACGAGAGCTCGCTGCACGTGCGGTTCGCCGACGAAGTCGTCTGCATCGGGCCGCCGCGCAGCGCCGAGAGCTACCTGAACGTCCCGGCCATCATCAGCGCTGCCGAGATCACCGGGGCCGATGCCATCCACCCGGGATACGGGTTCCTGTCGGAGAGCGCCTACCTGGCGGAAGTGTGCGAGGCCTGCCACATCAAGTTCATCGGGCCGACACCGAACGTCATCCGGCTCATGGGCGACAAGGCCCGTGCCCGCCGGGCGATGAAGAAGGCCGGGGTGCCCGTGCTGCCCGGCAGCGACGGCCCCGTCGAGAGCGAGGAGCGGGCGCTCAAGGTGGCCAGAGACCTCGGCTACCCGGTCATCATCAAGGCATCGGCGGGGGGCGGCGGGAAGGGGATGCGGGTCGTCCGGTCGGCCGACGAACTGAGCGCGGCGCTCCGGATGGCGCAGCGCGAGGCCCAGGCCGCGTTCGGCGTCGGCGACGTGTACCTCGAGAAGTACATCGAGGCCCCGCGCCACATCGAGTTCCAGGTGCTCGGCGATCACCACGGCGCGGTGGTCCACCTCGGGGAGCGCGAGTGCTCGATTCAGCGCCGCCACCAGAAGCTCATCGAAGAAGCGCCCTCGGCCGTGCTCACCGATCGGCAGCGCCGCAAGCTCGGGGGCGTCGTGGTCGACGCCGCCAGGGCCGTGCAGTACACGAACGCGGGAACCTTCGAGTTCCTGATGGATCACGCCGGCCACTTCTACTTCATCGAGGCCAACACGCGCCTGCAGGTCGAGCATGGCATCACCGAGATGGTGACCGGCATCGACATCGTGAAGGAGCAGCTGCGCATCGCGGCGGGCGAGCGGCTGTCGTTCAAGCAGGGCGACGTGACGTTCAACGGCCACGCCATCGAGTGCCGGATCAACGCCGAGCACCACGAGACCTTCCGCCCGAGCCCCGGCGTGATCTCGGTCTTCAGCGCGCCAGGCGGGCCGGGCGTCCGGATCGACACGTTCGTGCACTCGGAGTGCACGGTGCCGCCGTACTACGACTCGCTCGTGGCGAAGATCATGGCCCACGGCCGCGATCGTCTCGAGGCCATCGCGCGCATGCGGCGCACGCTGGAGATGACGGTGGTCGAGGGCATCCACACGACCATCCCGCTCCACCTCAAGCTGCTCGCCGAGCCCGATTTCGTCGCCGCCCGCCTGAACACGGCGTTCATGGACCGTTACGCCGTGCCCGACAACAGGGCGGCCGAACGGCGCGCCGCCGGCTGACCGGAAGCCTGGACGGGCGCTACCGGCCGGCGTCGGCGCGGGCCAGGTCCGACGCGAAGTACTCCCTGGTCAACTTCGCCACCGTCCCACCGAGAAACAGCAGCCCGACCAGGTTCGGGAACGCCATGAACCCGTTCAGCAGCGTCCCGAGCGCCCAGACGAGCGGCACCGAGACGACCGATCCCACCATGATCAGCGTCGTGAACACGACGCGGTAGGGCACGATCATCTTCGAGCCGAACAGGAACTCGAAGCACTTCTCGCCGTAGTAGCACCACCCGATCAGCGTCGAGAAGCCGAACAGGAAGGAGCAGATGGCGACGATGGCCGAGGCGAACGGGATTGTCGTGCTGAGCGCCGCCGCCGTGAGGTCGCCGCTCGCGCCCTGGTAGGCCACCTCGGTCCACATCCCCGACGACAGAATCACGAACGCCGTCATCGAGCACACGACGATCGTGTCGGTGAAGACCTCGAAGACGCCGACGAGTCCCTGCTGCACGGGGTGCCTGACGTTCGCGATGCCGTGGGCGATCGGCGCGCTGCCGAGGCCGGCCTCGTTCGAGAGCACGCCCCGGCTGACGCCGGCCGCGATGGCCTGCGCCACGCTCGCCCCCGCGAAGCCGCCGATGGCCGCGGTCGGCGTGAAGGCCTCGGCGAAGATCAGGCCGAAGACCGCCGGCAGGTGCGACGCGTTGAGCACGATGTAGGCCAGCGTGGCCACGAGGTAGAGAAGGATCATGCTGGGCACGAGCCGCTCGGCGACCGCAGCGATCCGCCTGATACCGCCGAGCAGCACCAGGCCGACGGTGATCGTGATGAAGACGCCCGGCACCCACAGCGGCACGTCGATGCCGGCGATCGTGCGCGAGGCCTCGACGAACGTGCGGGCCACCGTGTTCGACTGGGCCATGTTGCCGGTGCCGAAGAGCGCCGCGCACGCGCCGAAGAAGGCGAAGGCCATGGCGAGCGGCTTCGCCACGCGCGGCCACGGCAGCCCGCCGGTGATGTAGTACATGGGGCCGCTCGCGAGCTCGCCCGTCTCGCGGCGCACGCGGTAGTGCACGCCGAGCACGGCCTCCGAGTACTTGGTCGCCATGCCGACGGCCGCGCACACCCACATCCAGAACACCGCGCCCGCGCCCCCGATCAGGATGGCCGTGGCCACCCCGCCGATGTTGCCGTTGCCGACGGTCGAGGCCAGGGCCGTCGACAGCGCCTGGAACGGCGTGATGGTGCCGTCGGTCGTGGTCGACTTGCTGAAGGCGCCGCGGGCGACCATCCGCACGGCCAGCGGAAACCGCCGGATCTGCACGAACCCGGAACGCCAGGTCAGCAGGCCCCCGACGATGACCAGGATGAGGGGCATCGCGAAGGGCTGCCACACGTGGCTGTCGATCGCAGTGATACGGGACGTCAGGTCGGTCAGATCCACGCGCGTGGCTCCTTGAGAACGGGCAGGGGACGCGGAGGCGCACCCATCAGCCGGCGAACTGCCCGCGGAGGGTCATGACGATGATCATCGCAATCGCCAGCGGGCAGACGTAGCGCACCAGGAAGACCCAGAGGCCCTGCCCGGGGAACCAGGACCCGTGGGCGGTCAACTCGGCCAGGGCGCCGGCCTGCTTCCAGGCGTAGCCGACGAAGATGGCCGTGAGCAACCCGCCGATTGGCAGCGCGAAGTTGTTCCACACCGTGGCCATCAGGGTGAGGAAGTCCATGCCGAGCCCGGGCAGGCTGGCAAACGGCGCGACACCGGCCGTGGCGAGGACCGAAGGCACCGCCAGCGCCAGCGTCACCCCGGTCACGGCCATCACGGCCCGCTTCCGGCTCCACCCCCGCTCGTCGATCATGTGCGACACCGGCACCTCGAGCAGCGAGATCGTCGAGGTCAACGCGGCCATCACGAGCAGCACGAAGAACGCCGCGCCGAAGAGCTCTCCACCGGGCAGCGTCGCGAAGAGCCGCGGTAGGACGGTGAAGATGAGGCCGGCGCCGCCGGTCGACGGGTCGAAGCCGGGAATCGAGAACCCCGCGGGGAAGATGATGAAGCCGGCCAGCAGGGCGATGCTCGTATCGAGCCCGACGACCCACATGGCCGCCACCGGGATGCCCTCGCGGTCGGCCAGGTAGCTGCCGTACGTGATCATCGCGCCCATGCCGAGGCTGAGTGAGAAGAAGGCCTGGCCCAGGGCCGCGTTGATCACCGTGATGTCGGTCAGCTTGCTGAAATCCGGCCGCAGGTAGTAGGCGAGGCCGTCTGCGGCGCCGGGCAGCGTGACGGCGCGGATGGCGAGCAGGACCAGCAGGCCGAGCAGCAGCGGCATGAGCGTCTTCGTCGTCCGCTCGATGCCCTTCGAGACGCCGCCGACGATGACGGCCGCCGTCGCGCCCAGCACGGCGACGGTCAGGCCGACGTTCAACGGCACGTTCGCGGTGAAGGTCGAGAAGAAGGTGCCGATGGCCTCGGGGCTGCCCGCGACGGCCCCGCTGGCCGTGTAGAAGATGTAGGCGACCGTCCACCCGGCGATGACCGAGTAGAACGAGAGGATGCCCACGCCGGCCAGCACGCCGAGCGCCCCGGCGAGCCACCACGGCGTCCCGGGGCTGATGGCGCGGAACGACCCGACGGGCGCCTTCTTGGCGTGGCGGCCGATGGCGAGCTCGGCGAGCATGATCGGGAAGCAGATCAGCGTGACGCAGGCCAGGTACACGAGGACGAAGACCGCGCCGCCTCCCTGTCCGACCTGTGTCGGAAAGCCCCAGATGTTGCCGAGACCCACGGCGGATCCGGCGGCAGCGAGAATGAAGCCGAGACGCGAGCCCCAGGCTCCGCGGGCAGACACAGCCATGCGTTCACACTCCGTCGTTCGATGCTGAGCGGCTCGATTCGAACCGCAGCATTCTACAGACAAACGCCACGCGATGACCAATCGACACGAAGAGACCACGCACGACGCGTGTCGCGCCGCCGGTGCCCGTCGTTCCGGCGCCTGCGATATAGTGAGGCGGTCATGACTGCCCGCCTGCTCGACGGCAACGCCATCGCTTCCGCCATCCGCGACGAAGTCCGACCCCGCATCGCCGCGTTCACGGCCCGCACCGGGCGTGCGCCCGGCCTCGGCATCGTGCTCGTCGGCGACGACCCCGCATCGCACGTCTACGTGCGCAACAAGACCAAGAGCGGCATGGAGGTGGGCCTCCACGTCGATCTCCACCAACTGCCCGCGTCCACCTCGCTCGACGAGGTGCTGGCGCTCGTCCGCCGGCTGAATCGCAGCGAGACGCACGACGGCATCCTGGTGCAGTCGCCGTTGCCGCCGGCGCTCGGCGACGAGGCCGAACGCGTCGTGTTCGACACGATCGATCCCGCGAAGGACGTCGACGGGTTCAGCCCCGGCAACGTCGGCCGCCTCGTTCAGAAGCGGGAGACGCTGGCGGCCTGCACGCCGGCCGGCATCATGGAGATGCTCGACCGCTCGGGGATCCCGGTCGCCGGAGCCCGGGCCGTGGTCATCGGCCGGAGCGACATTGTCGGCAAGCCTATGGCGCTGATGCTGATGCACCGCGACGCCACCGTCACGGTGTGCCACTCGAAGACGAAGGACCTGGCGGGGGTCGCGGCGTCGGCCGACATCCTCGTGGCCGCGATCGGGCGCGCGTGTTTCGTCACGCGCGACTTCGTCAAGCCGGGGGCGGCCGTCGTCGACGTGGGCATGAACCGGATCGACGACCGCGCGCGCGTCGAGGCGATCTTCCCCGAGGGATCGAAGCGGCGCCAGCAGTTCGAGAAGAACGGGTCGGTCCTCGTCGGCGACGT
Proteins encoded:
- a CDS encoding PKD domain-containing protein, with the protein product MVGHATRCSLVGLGLATLFAVSGCTMQSTEAPPLTGPSELGLSVGIQATPDVLTMDGQSRSEIVVTTRNASGQLQSGIGLRAEIVYQGAIQDFGRLSTKTATTGGDGRAFFSYTAPQGAPAGNSDSGYDIVVIRVIPSHSDYANAVQRTVEIRLVPMGIVLPPADTPVAEFDFSPTAPLEGQSVQFDASRSKDGPDAQEGQNQTITSYQWDFGDGRTGSGKTVSHAFSRPGSFTVTLTVANARGLSSQRTRFVTVGVGQNPTASFTFSPANPEALQSVFFNAAASQAAPGRHLVSYDWTFGNGSFGSGVTVTHRFAVKGTYTVTLTVTDDIGRTGTISQSITLGDDLAPTADFVFSPTNPSISAGSNRVNFDASFSRPPDGRTLTRWEWNFGDGAFGEGQVTSHLYTRAGTFTVVLSVTDNTGQKRSVSKTVTVAP
- a CDS encoding Xaa-Pro peptidase family protein, whose product is MLLAPEARLAWRREAVRAAMAERELDAFVVTHLPNLRYLTNLTASAGVVVVTARVTCLLVDFRYNAAVEQLLRSGAVPSDTVLVPVPASYDEALATLLEEGLGPRVGFEAAHLTVKRHTWLTARLAAAGRIDLVPTEGLVESGRLIKDEHEQEILREAARRLSGVARSVLAEGLRPGPTEREVAAAIDCRLGRAGFERPAFETIVASGPNSALPHARPGERRLATGDLVVLDFGGVYGGYCVDLTRTVAVGPPSSEARRLYRAVVDAQEAAFAVIRAGVSTAEVDRAARDALGGYGLAEAFGHSTGHGLGLEVHEDPRVGAPRPEGPAPTPLAPGVVITVEPGVYIPDLGGVRLEDDVLVTATGYERLTDVPRDERLLTS
- the accB gene encoding acetyl-CoA carboxylase biotin carboxyl carrier protein; protein product: MTLDEIRQVLDMIRDHEVAEFELEQEGVKLRVRKDGVPIAAGAAVPSIGPLASASLPSGAAVTPVTVTPIVPEDDALEFAVVTSPMVGTFYRSPAPTAGPFVDIGQRVRKGQVLCIIEAMKLMNEIEAEYDGEVVKVYVENGQPVQYGERLFAIKTA
- the accC gene encoding acetyl-CoA carboxylase biotin carboxylase subunit — its product is MFKKVLIANRGEIALRVICACRELGIKTVAVYSEADESSLHVRFADEVVCIGPPRSAESYLNVPAIISAAEITGADAIHPGYGFLSESAYLAEVCEACHIKFIGPTPNVIRLMGDKARARRAMKKAGVPVLPGSDGPVESEERALKVARDLGYPVIIKASAGGGGKGMRVVRSADELSAALRMAQREAQAAFGVGDVYLEKYIEAPRHIEFQVLGDHHGAVVHLGERECSIQRRHQKLIEEAPSAVLTDRQRRKLGGVVVDAARAVQYTNAGTFEFLMDHAGHFYFIEANTRLQVEHGITEMVTGIDIVKEQLRIAAGERLSFKQGDVTFNGHAIECRINAEHHETFRPSPGVISVFSAPGGPGVRIDTFVHSECTVPPYYDSLVAKIMAHGRDRLEAIARMRRTLEMTVVEGIHTTIPLHLKLLAEPDFVAARLNTAFMDRYAVPDNRAAERRAAG
- a CDS encoding sodium:alanine symporter family protein, with translation MPLILVIVGGLLTWRSGFVQIRRFPLAVRMVARGAFSKSTTTDGTITPFQALSTALASTVGNGNIGGVATAILIGGAGAVFWMWVCAAVGMATKYSEAVLGVHYRVRRETGELASGPMYYITGGLPWPRVAKPLAMAFAFFGACAALFGTGNMAQSNTVARTFVEASRTIAGIDVPLWVPGVFITITVGLVLLGGIRRIAAVAERLVPSMILLYLVATLAYIVLNASHLPAVFGLIFAEAFTPTAAIGGFAGASVAQAIAAGVSRGVLSNEAGLGSAPIAHGIANVRHPVQQGLVGVFEVFTDTIVVCSMTAFVILSSGMWTEVAYQGASGDLTAAALSTTIPFASAIVAICSFLFGFSTLIGWCYYGEKCFEFLFGSKMIVPYRVVFTTLIMVGSVVSVPLVWALGTLLNGFMAFPNLVGLLFLGGTVAKLTREYFASDLARADAGR
- a CDS encoding sodium-dependent transporter, which gives rise to MAVSARGAWGSRLGFILAAAGSAVGLGNIWGFPTQVGQGGGAVFVLVYLACVTLICFPIMLAELAIGRHAKKAPVGSFRAISPGTPWWLAGALGVLAGVGILSFYSVIAGWTVAYIFYTASGAVAGSPEAIGTFFSTFTANVPLNVGLTVAVLGATAAVIVGGVSKGIERTTKTLMPLLLGLLVLLAIRAVTLPGAADGLAYYLRPDFSKLTDITVINAALGQAFFSLSLGMGAMITYGSYLADREGIPVAAMWVVGLDTSIALLAGFIIFPAGFSIPGFDPSTGGAGLIFTVLPRLFATLPGGELFGAAFFVLLVMAALTSTISLLEVPVSHMIDERGWSRKRAVMAVTGVTLALAVPSVLATAGVAPFASLPGLGMDFLTLMATVWNNFALPIGGLLTAIFVGYAWKQAGALAELTAHGSWFPGQGLWVFLVRYVCPLAIAMIIVMTLRGQFAG
- a CDS encoding bifunctional 5,10-methylenetetrahydrofolate dehydrogenase/5,10-methenyltetrahydrofolate cyclohydrolase, producing MTARLLDGNAIASAIRDEVRPRIAAFTARTGRAPGLGIVLVGDDPASHVYVRNKTKSGMEVGLHVDLHQLPASTSLDEVLALVRRLNRSETHDGILVQSPLPPALGDEAERVVFDTIDPAKDVDGFSPGNVGRLVQKRETLAACTPAGIMEMLDRSGIPVAGARAVVIGRSDIVGKPMALMLMHRDATVTVCHSKTKDLAGVAASADILVAAIGRACFVTRDFVKPGAAVVDVGMNRIDDRARVEAIFPEGSKRRQQFEKNGSVLVGDVHPEVAEIAGALTPVPGGVGPLTIAMLMKNTLTAAERRTGGAR